A segment of the Frankineae bacterium MT45 genome:
GCGCTGGTGCTGACCGAGGTGAACCCCACCCATGACCCGAGTGGCGGTCTTCTCGACCGATACCTGGAGACCGTTGCTACCGCACTGGGCCGGGCTCTCTCCGGAGCGAACACTGGGGCGTGACTGCCACCCTTCCTCGAACATGTCACGACGATGTGAACCTTTTGAATAGCGCCACCGTATTTAGGTTAGCCTTGCCTGACATTACGGATGGAGCAGCGTGAACCACTATTCTCGGACCGCCAATTTCGGCCCAGTTCTCATCGGAGTCGGCGCCCTGATCGGAGTGGCAGCGCTCTCCGCCTGCAGCTCGGACGGCGCCTCCTCCGCCACCGCGGCCAGCGGCACCAGCGTCGCCGGCCAGACGATCACCGTCTACAGCGGCCAGCACCCCGAGACAACCCAGCTACTGGTCGATGACTTCCACCGCAGCACCGGCGTCACCGTGCGCTTGAAGTCCTCTGACGAAGCCTCGCTGGCCGGCCAACTGCTCCAAGAGTCCTCGGCCAGCCCGGCCGACGTCTTCTACGCCGAGAACCCGCCGGCGCTGACAACGGTCCAGCAGCACAACCTCCTCACCGCAGTTGATGCCTCGACGCTGGCCCAAGTCCCCGCCAACGTGAGCTCGGCCAAGGGCGACTGGGTGGGCGTCTCAGCGCGTACCGCCGCGTTCGCCGCCAACAACTCCGTCCCGGCGGCCGACCTCCCCACCTCGGTCTACGACCTCGCCGGCCCCGCCTGGAAGGGGAAGCTCGGGATCGCACCGGCCGAGACCGACTTCTCCCCGATCGTCACCGAGATCATCAATGCCAAGGGAACGGCGGCGGCCAGTGCGTGGCTCACCGGCCTGAAGAACAACAGCAAGGTCTTCGACGACAACGAGACACTCATCGCCGCCATCGACAAGGGTGAGGTGAAGGGCGGAATCGTCGACCACTACTACTGGTACCGCCTCCGCGACGAGGTCGGTGCGCAGAAGGTACAGAGTTCGCTGCACTACTTCGCCGAAGGCGATCCAGGTGCGTTCGTGGACGTCTCCGGCGCGGCGGTCCTGGCCTCCAGTCACCACAAGGCGGCTGCTCAGGCCTTCCTCGCCTACCTGGTGAGCGAGCGGGCCCAGAAGATCATCGCCACCTCGCATTCGTACGAGTACCCGCTACGCCCCGGAGTCACCTCGGCGACCAACCTGAAACCGCTGGCCAGCATCAGCCCGATCGCTTCACCGACCGAGCTGGGAGACGGGAAGCCCGCCCTCGACCTGCTCCAGTCCGTCGGTCTGCTCTGACGGTGACGGCTATCCAGTTGCGCGCAGCGTCGTCGCCGTGGCACCCGGCCCGCTGGCGACGGCCGTCGCTGCTGGCGATCTGCGCCATCGCGGTACTGCTGTGCGTCGCGATACCCCTTATCTTTGTGGCTGTTCAGGCCAGCCAGGCCGGTTGGGCGCCGACGCTGCGCCTGGCCCACCGGCCGCTGGTACGAATCCTCGTCCTGCACACCGTCACCCTTACCTTGGCCGTCACCGCGAGCACCGCCGTGATCGGCTTCGCGGCGGCCTACCTGGTGGAGCGGACCGACCTGCCGCTGCGCCGCAGCGTAGGTTTCCTGCTCGTCCTCCCGTTGGCGGTGCCGGAGTTCGTCCAGGGATTCTCGTGGGTCTCACTCACCTCCACGGTGCGCGGGTTCTCCGGCGCCGTGCTGGTGATGACCTGCTCGCTGTACCCGCTGGTGTACCTGCCGGTCGTGGCCAGCCTGCGCCGCAGTGACCCGTCGCTTGAGGAGGTGTCCCGCAGTCTCGGGCATGGACGCCTCAGCACGCTGGTCCGGGTGACGATCCCGCTGACCCGTACCGCGCTCGGCGGTGGCGTCCTCCTCGTCTCCCTCTACCTTCTCGGTGAATACGGTGCCTTCGCCGCGCTGCGCTTTCAGACCTTCGCCACCGCCATCTACACCGAATACCGGGTTGCCTACGACACGGCCGCCGCCTCCACGTTGACGATGATGCTCTGCGTACTCGCGCTGCTGCTGGTCTCCACCGAGGCGCGGCTGACCGGCCGGGGCCGGGCGACCCGCGGCGGCTCGGACGGCCGGGCAGCGAGTCGGGTCTCGCTCGGCTGGGGACGCTGGCCTGCCCTAGCGGCATTGATCGCGTTGTTGGGGGCCGCGCTTGGGGTGCCGATCGCCGCCCTCATCGACTGGTTCACCACCGGAACGTCCGGGACGCTGCCACCGGCGTCGATCTTCGCCGATGCCCGCAACACCCTCGGCTACGCGCTGGCGGCGGCAGGCATCGCCACCCTGGCTGCGCTGCCGGTCGCGCTCTACTCCTGGCGGCGCCGGACCCGCCTGGCCGTCGCCGTCGAGCGGGGTGCGTACCTGACCCGCGCCCTCCCTGGTATCGCCATCGGACTCTCAATCGTCTTCGTGACGATTCACTACGCGCGCCCGTTCTACCAGCAGCCCCCGATGCTGGTCGCCGGCTACGTTGCCCTCTTCTTCCCGCTTGCCCTCACCGGCCTGCGGGCCGGGCTCGCCGCCGTCCCCAACGGTGTTGAGGAGGTCGCGCGCTCCCTCGGTGCCTCCCGGTGGCGGGTCCTCTGTCGGGTCACCCTGCCACTGATTGCGCCCGCCCTGGGTGTGGCAGTGGCGCTGGTCGCGCTATCGGCCAGCACCGAACTCACCGCCACCCTGCTGCTGCGCCCGATCGGAACCGAGACGCTAGCCACCCAGTTCTGGAGCTACACCACGGGCCTCGCCTACGGTGCCGCCGCCCCGTACGCCGCAGTCATGATCGGCCTCTCAGCGATCCCGGTCGTGCTGCTGGCCCGTCGCGGGGTGTTGCAGTGACCGACGATGACAACGGTGGCCTTCTCGTTACCAGTCTGGCCGCCTCGCACGGAGAGCAACTCGTTCTGCGGCATGTCGATCTGCGGGTACCACAGCGGGCCCTGGCCTGCATTCTCGGTCCGTCGGGCTGCGGCAAGACGACGCTGCTGCGGGCCATCGCCGGTTTCCACGTCCCGTCCAGCGGCACCATCACGCTGAACGATCGTGTCCTCGACACCGCGAGCGGAACCCATCTGCCGGCCGAGAAGCGCCGCATCGGTTACATACCGCAGGATGTCGGACTCTTCCCGCACCTCACCGTCCGGGGCAACATCGCCTTCGGACTTCGCCGCGGGGATCGGTCGGGGCGGGAGCGGAGATTGGTCGAGCTCATGGAGTTGACCGATCTGAACGGGCTGTCCCGGCGCTATCCGCACGAACTCTCCGGCGGGCAGCAGCAGCGGGTCGCCATAGCCCGGGCGCTCGCCGCTGACCCCGAGCTGCTGCTCCTCGACGAGCCCTTCAGCGCCCTGGACTCCCACCTGCGGGCCCGGGTGCGCGCCGAGGTGGTGGACCTGCTGCGCGCCACCGGGACGACGGCGGTGATGGTGACTCACGACGCCGCGGAGGCGCTGGCCTTCGCCGACCTGATCACGGTGATGGAGCAGGGTCGGGTGTTGCAGAGCGGGACCCCGCAGCAACTGCATGACCAGCCGACTTCGGCCACGGTCGCGCGGGCACTCGGCGAAGCGAACGTCCTCGCGGCCACCTGGGCACCGCAGGGGGCGCTGACCTGCCTCGGGTCGATGTCGCTCACCGCTGGTCCGCCGCAGGCGCCGTTCGAGGTTCTCATTCGACCCCGGCAGTTATCGGTCGAGGCGATTGCCGACGGCGCCGACGCGGTCGCAGAGGTTCGGCGCAGCAGCTTCCAGGGCGAGGACCATCGCCTGGAGTTGACGGCCAAGAGCAGCGGCGACACTCTCGTCGCCTACAGCCGGACTCCGTTCACGATCGGCGCCGGGGTCGCGGTCAGCGTGGCCGGCCCGGTTCATCCGATGAGCGTCTCAGTCAGCCCGGCCTGAACGTTCGAAGGCGAAGATGGGTGTGCGCAACCAACTGGGCAGCCGCAGCGACTGAACGGCGAAGACGAACGCGCCCGTCCCGAAGGCGATGACGTGCTCACTGATCGTCATCGGCGAGTTGATGCGGAGGTCGACCGCCGCGATCACCAGCACCCCGACCAGCAACCAGCGGCTCCGGGTCGCCAGCAGCAGTGCCCCGAACGCACCCATCACCAGGCAGGAGGTGCCGTAGTCACGCACCATAAGCCAGGAATGCCAGTCATTCGCCGCCGCGTTCAGGTCGACGCTCACCGTCGAGACGACGTGGGCGCTCACCGTGACGGCGAGGAGGCCGGCCGTCCCCAGACGCCGCTCCAGCAGCACGAAGGCCGTGGCACAGATCGAGAGCGTCCAGAGGAGATCGGCCACACTGTGCGCGCAGAACGCACTCAGCGGGAGTCGCCAGAGGAGCCCGGGGCGGAGGTGGGTGAGATCCCGTCCGCGGTAGGTGATCATCCGGGCGAAGTCGGGGTGGTCGGCCGCCGGAAGGAGGAATCGGGCCAGCGACACACTCAGCACCCCGAGGGCCAGACCGATGCTCCCTGGTACTGATCTCAGCAGGCCGACGGCTCCCGCGATCCGGGCGTGGCCGCTCGTCGGTGCGGGTGGCGGCGGGTTCGAAGTCATCCGCTTCAAACTAATTCAGGCGTCGCGGCGCCTCAAGAGCAACGCCCCGGCGACGATCGCGACGATGGTCCAGATCGCCATGACGGCCAGGCCCCGCCAGGGCGTCAGCGATGACGGATCCCGCAGGCTGCTGACGAAACTGCCGCCGGCCTCGCTCGGGAGGTATCGCGCGATGTGGCGTCCCCAACTGCCGAGGCCATTGCCGAAGAGGACCGGAAGCACCAGGATCGTCGCGATGTACGCGACCAGGGCGCCCGGCGTGCTGCGCACTATCCAGCCGAGCATCATCCCGATGACGCCGATCAGCGTGAGGTACACACCGGTTCCGACGACGACCCGAAGCACTCCAGGATCGCTGAGGGAGTAGCCGGTTCGATAGTGGCCGATGATCGCCTCCGAGGCGAGAAAGGCGACGAGGCTGGTGATGACCATGGTGACCAGCGAGATAACGACGAAGACGCCCAGCTTGGCCCAGACGACCGGTACCCGCTGCGGCACCGCTGCGAAGGTGGAGCGAATCATGCCGGTGCTGTACTCGCCGGTGACGAAGAGAACCCCGAGGGCACCGATGAGCAGCTGGGCCAGGTAGTAGCCCTGGAGTACCGACGACGGGACGATGTCGTCAGGGTGGATGTCGAAGGTGATCCGCCGGGTGTTGTAGCCGACCACGACGGCGATGAGAAGCATCCCGCCGATGGCTGTGAAGAGAACGGCAAGGGTGGAGCGGAGAGTGCGGAACTTGATCCACTCCGAGTTCAGGACCCGGCCGAGGGTGACCGGCTGAGCTTGAGCTCGGTCCGACAACGGCGGGACGGCGGGGAGCGACTGCTCATCCAGGACGGCGTTCGTGCTCATCGGTTCACTCCTGCGGTGGCGAGCTCGGCGTCAGAGCCGCCGCGGTCGGAACGGAAGTCGATCGACTCCTCGGTGAGCGCCATGTAGGCCTCCTCGAGCGAAGCGGACTGGGTGAAGAGTTCGAAGAGGGTGAGGCCCGCCGCGGCGGCGAGGTGGCCGACCTGCTCCCGGCTCAGACCCTCAACCTCGAGCCCGTCGTCGGCGAGCGGGCTGACCTTCGCGCCCTCGGCCAGCAGTACCTCGGCCAACTGGGCGCGCTGGGGTGAGCGCACCCGGACGGTGTCAGCGGCGGCGCTCGCGATGAAGTCGCTCATCGACTCGTCCCGGAGCAGCCGCCCCTTTCCGACGACGATCACGTGATCGGCGGTGAGCGCCATCTCGCTCATCAGGTGCGAGGAGAGGAAGACCGTACGTCCGTCCTCAGCCAGCCCCTTCAACAGGTTGCGGATCCAGCGAATGCCATCCGGATCCAGTCCGTTCACCGGCTCGTCGAGGATCAGCGTCCGCGGATCGGCCAGCAGCGCCGAGGCGATGCCCAGCCGCTGCCCCATGCCGAGGGAGAAGGCGCCGACTCGCTTGTCGGCCACCGCGCTCAGGCCGGCGAGCTCGATCACCTCGTCAACCCGGCGGCGCCCGATCCCGGTGGTCGCGGCCATCGCGAGGAGGTGATTGCGGGCCGACCGGCCGGTGTGGACCGCCCGTGCCTCCAGCAGCGCGCCGACCTCCCGCAGCGGACGGGCATGCTCGGCGTACGGCCGCCCATTGACCGTGACCGACCCGGAGCTCGGCGCGTCCAGGCCGAGAATCATCCGCATTGTTGTGGACTTCCCAGCTCCATTCGGTCCGAGAAATCCAGTGACGATTCCCGGACGCACCACGAAGGTGAGGTCCTGCACCGCCATCTTGTCGCCGTAGCGCTTACACAATCCAGCAGCGTTGATCACGTCGACCATCCTGGCCAAGGCGTCGTGTACGAACGATGTGAAAAGCCGCTCCCGGACCGACTAGTTGTCGAAGCTCACAGAAACCGTGTCGCTCGTCGGCAGCGACTGGCAGGTGAGCACGTATCCGGCGTCGAGTTCGCTCTGCTCCAGGGCGAAGTTACGGCGCATGCGCACCTCGCCCTCGGTGACCAGCGCCCGGCAGGTCCCGCAGACGCCGCCGCGGCAGGCGAACGGCAGATCCGGACGGACCCGCTGGGCGGCGTCGAGGATCGGGACGCCGGGGGGCACGGTGACGCTGCTGTGGCGCCCGTCCAGCAGCAGGGTGACCTCCGCGCCCGGCCCCACCGGCGCGTCCACGTGCTGCACCGGTGGCGGGGGCTCCTCCTCGACGTAGAACAATTCACGGTGGATTCGCCCGACCTCAACCCCGAGTTCGACGAGCACCTCGGTGGCGTCCGTGGTCATCCCGAGCGGTCCGCAGAGCCACCATCCGTCGACGCTCGACGGTTCCACGGTGACCGGCAGCAGCTGGCGCAGCTTCGCCGCATCCAGGCGGCCATTGAAGAGCTCGACCTCCTGGGCCTCGCGGGAGAGCACGTGCACCAGGCACATCCGGGACGGGTAATTGTCTTTCAGGTCGGCCAACTCGTCAGCGAACATCACCGTCTGACTCCCCCGATTGCCGTAGAGAAGGGTCACTGAGGAGTTCGGGTCACCGGCCAGGATGGACTTGGCGATCGAGATCATCGGGGTGATCCCGGAGCCGGCCGCGATCAGCACATGACGACCCGCGTCGCCGAGCTCCGGCGTGAAGGAGCCGGCCGGCGCCTGGACCTCAAGGGTGTCCCCAACCTTCGTACCCCGCACCAGCAGCGTCGAGACCGCACCTCCGGGCACCTCCCGGACACCGATGCGCAGCGGGTCGCCCAGCGGCGCACAGATGGAGTACGAGCGTCGCTGCTCCCCCACCCGGATCGTCACTGTCTGCCCGGCGGCGAAGTCGAACTCCTGCTTCAGCGCGGGCGGAACCTCCAGCGTGAGGGCGGCCGCCTCGTCGGTGAGCGCCTCCACAGCCGACACCCGCAGCCGGTGAAAGTCACGTCGCGCCATCCCCTAGATCTCCTTGACGTACTCGAACGGCTCCTGGCAGGCGCCGCAGCGGTAGAGCGCTGTGCAGGCGGTCGCCCCGAAGGGTGACGTCTCGCGGGTCTGGGTGGAGCCGCAGCGCGGGCAGGCGACCTGACGCACGGGTCTGGTCAGGGTGAGCGGCACCGGGCCGCTGGGGCGGGCCACGGTCGGGTTCGGCGGGGCGACGTCGGCCGCCGCAAGTTTCTCCCGCCCGACTGGGGTGATCCAGTCGCTGCTCCACGGCGGCGAGAGGCTGGTCCGCACGACCACCTCCTCGAATCCGGCGTCCCGCAGGTGCCGCTGCAGGTCGAGGCTCATCTCGCGCATCGCCGGACACCCCGAATAAGTAGGGGTGATCGTCACCGTGGCCCGGCACCCGCCGTCGTCGAGTGTCGTGCAGTCGACGCGCCGCAGGATGCCGAGTTCGGCCAGTGACACCATCGGCAGCTCCGGGTCGGGGACGCCGGCCGCGACCCGCCAGGCCAGTTCTCTATCGAGCGAGAGGATCACCATCACCAGCTCGCCTCCGGGTGGGCCCGCGCGACACTCTGCAGCTCGGCCAGTAGCGGGGCGAGCGCCTCGGTGTGCCGCCCGTCGCGCCCGCCTCGACCGGCGGCGTCCGAGGTCGCGACGACCTCGGGGCGGCTCAACCCGGCGGTGCTGAGGACGTTCTGCATTACGCCGTCGAACTCGGCCCGGGTGGCCGGGACGGCCACCGCCACCCCGGTGAGCCGGCCCTCGACGGGGTGCGGCGCGAAGAGTTCGTCGACGAACGGCCAGCTAATCGCAAGCCCGGCCTGCATCCGCTGCTTCGACAGGGCGGTGCCGTCACCCAGCCGGAGCACCCAGCGGGCCGCGTAGTCGCGGTGATAAGCCAGCTCCTTCACCGCCATCCCGGCGATCGCCGCCAGCACCGGATCGGCCGCGGTGCGCAGCGCATCGAAGAGCGCCAATCGCCAGGTCGAGAAGATCAGCAGCCGGGCCACCAGTTCGGCG
Coding sequences within it:
- a CDS encoding iron(III) transport system substrate-binding protein — its product is MNHYSRTANFGPVLIGVGALIGVAALSACSSDGASSATAASGTSVAGQTITVYSGQHPETTQLLVDDFHRSTGVTVRLKSSDEASLAGQLLQESSASPADVFYAENPPALTTVQQHNLLTAVDASTLAQVPANVSSAKGDWVGVSARTAAFAANNSVPAADLPTSVYDLAGPAWKGKLGIAPAETDFSPIVTEIINAKGTAAASAWLTGLKNNSKVFDDNETLIAAIDKGEVKGGIVDHYYWYRLRDEVGAQKVQSSLHYFAEGDPGAFVDVSGAAVLASSHHKAAAQAFLAYLVSERAQKIIATSHSYEYPLRPGVTSATNLKPLASISPIASPTELGDGKPALDLLQSVGLL
- a CDS encoding iron(III) transport system permease protein, giving the protein MTAIQLRAASSPWHPARWRRPSLLAICAIAVLLCVAIPLIFVAVQASQAGWAPTLRLAHRPLVRILVLHTVTLTLAVTASTAVIGFAAAYLVERTDLPLRRSVGFLLVLPLAVPEFVQGFSWVSLTSTVRGFSGAVLVMTCSLYPLVYLPVVASLRRSDPSLEEVSRSLGHGRLSTLVRVTIPLTRTALGGGVLLVSLYLLGEYGAFAALRFQTFATAIYTEYRVAYDTAAASTLTMMLCVLALLLVSTEARLTGRGRATRGGSDGRAASRVSLGWGRWPALAALIALLGAALGVPIAALIDWFTTGTSGTLPPASIFADARNTLGYALAAAGIATLAALPVALYSWRRRTRLAVAVERGAYLTRALPGIAIGLSIVFVTIHYARPFYQQPPMLVAGYVALFFPLALTGLRAGLAAVPNGVEEVARSLGASRWRVLCRVTLPLIAPALGVAVALVALSASTELTATLLLRPIGTETLATQFWSYTTGLAYGAAAPYAAVMIGLSAIPVVLLARRGVLQ
- a CDS encoding iron(III) transport system ATP-binding protein codes for the protein MTDDDNGGLLVTSLAASHGEQLVLRHVDLRVPQRALACILGPSGCGKTTLLRAIAGFHVPSSGTITLNDRVLDTASGTHLPAEKRRIGYIPQDVGLFPHLTVRGNIAFGLRRGDRSGRERRLVELMELTDLNGLSRRYPHELSGGQQQRVAIARALAADPELLLLDEPFSALDSHLRARVRAEVVDLLRATGTTAVMVTHDAAEALAFADLITVMEQGRVLQSGTPQQLHDQPTSATVARALGEANVLAATWAPQGALTCLGSMSLTAGPPQAPFEVLIRPRQLSVEAIADGADAVAEVRRSSFQGEDHRLELTAKSSGDTLVAYSRTPFTIGAGVAVSVAGPVHPMSVSVSPA
- a CDS encoding ABC-2 family transporter protein, producing the protein MSTNAVLDEQSLPAVPPLSDRAQAQPVTLGRVLNSEWIKFRTLRSTLAVLFTAIGGMLLIAVVVGYNTRRITFDIHPDDIVPSSVLQGYYLAQLLIGALGVLFVTGEYSTGMIRSTFAAVPQRVPVVWAKLGVFVVISLVTMVITSLVAFLASEAIIGHYRTGYSLSDPGVLRVVVGTGVYLTLIGVIGMMLGWIVRSTPGALVAYIATILVLPVLFGNGLGSWGRHIARYLPSEAGGSFVSSLRDPSSLTPWRGLAVMAIWTIVAIVAGALLLRRRDA
- a CDS encoding ABC-2 type transport system ATP-binding protein, with the protein product MINAAGLCKRYGDKMAVQDLTFVVRPGIVTGFLGPNGAGKSTTMRMILGLDAPSSGSVTVNGRPYAEHARPLREVGALLEARAVHTGRSARNHLLAMAATTGIGRRRVDEVIELAGLSAVADKRVGAFSLGMGQRLGIASALLADPRTLILDEPVNGLDPDGIRWIRNLLKGLAEDGRTVFLSSHLMSEMALTADHVIVVGKGRLLRDESMSDFIASAAADTVRVRSPQRAQLAEVLLAEGAKVSPLADDGLEVEGLSREQVGHLAAAAGLTLFELFTQSASLEEAYMALTEESIDFRSDRGGSDAELATAGVNR
- a CDS encoding ring-1,2-phenylacetyl-CoA epoxidase subunit PaaE translates to MARRDFHRLRVSAVEALTDEAAALTLEVPPALKQEFDFAAGQTVTIRVGEQRRSYSICAPLGDPLRIGVREVPGGAVSTLLVRGTKVGDTLEVQAPAGSFTPELGDAGRHVLIAAGSGITPMISIAKSILAGDPNSSVTLLYGNRGSQTVMFADELADLKDNYPSRMCLVHVLSREAQEVELFNGRLDAAKLRQLLPVTVEPSSVDGWWLCGPLGMTTDATEVLVELGVEVGRIHRELFYVEEEPPPPVQHVDAPVGPGAEVTLLLDGRHSSVTVPPGVPILDAAQRVRPDLPFACRGGVCGTCRALVTEGEVRMRRNFALEQSELDAGYVLTCQSLPTSDTVSVSFDN
- a CDS encoding ring-1,2-phenylacetyl-CoA epoxidase subunit PaaD; the protein is MVILSLDRELAWRVAAGVPDPELPMVSLAELGILRRVDCTTLDDGGCRATVTITPTYSGCPAMREMSLDLQRHLRDAGFEEVVVRTSLSPPWSSDWITPVGREKLAAADVAPPNPTVARPSGPVPLTLTRPVRQVACPRCGSTQTRETSPFGATACTALYRCGACQEPFEYVKEI
- a CDS encoding ring-1,2-phenylacetyl-CoA epoxidase subunit PaaC; amino-acid sequence: MNDDDFDAYLALGEVSDDQRWAFGTGFSDPLAGVDTTLPPGVDGPALGAYCEMLGDDALVYSHRLQQWLTRAPELEEETALANIALDLLGQARMLYSRAGAADGTGRDEDAFAFGRAEQDFRSVRLVERADADFAELVARLLIFSTWRLALFDALRTAADPVLAAIAGMAVKELAYHRDYAARWVLRLGDGTALSKQRMQAGLAISWPFVDELFAPHPVEGRLTGVAVAVPATRAEFDGVMQNVLSTAGLSRPEVVATSDAAGRGGRDGRHTEALAPLLAELQSVARAHPEASW